A region from the Lolium perenne isolate Kyuss_39 chromosome 4, Kyuss_2.0, whole genome shotgun sequence genome encodes:
- the LOC127296247 gene encoding uncharacterized protein, which translates to MAAAGWLRRAASAVAMPRLPSGSSIMPAPPPAPLPEAQSLVLPGHGAAIAPAMELMAVPKKKISKYKRGLRNGPKALKPVPVIVRCRCCGRVKLPHFYCCSGERGNTGDSSS; encoded by the exons ATGGCGGCGGCGGGCTGGCTCAGGCGAGCGGCATCAGCGGTAGCGATGCCTCGCCTGCCTTCCGGATCCTCCATCATGCCAGCCCCTCCACCCGCTCCTCTCCCAGAGGCCCAGTCACTCGTGCTCCCCGGACATGGCGCCGCCATCGCCCCCGCTATGGAACTTATGGCCGTCCCCAAGAAGAAG ATCTCAAAATATAAGAGAGGTTTGAGAAATGGGCCCAAAGCCCTGAAGCCTGTTCCAGTGATTGTTCGTTGCAG GTGCTGCGGTCGAGTGAAGCTGCCCCACTTCTACTGTTGCAGCGGAGAAAGAGGGAACACGGGTGACTCAAGCTCATAA
- the LOC127296246 gene encoding uncharacterized protein, with protein sequence MFGVVFPDHTFPLDATAFAQVAPTSWLLDFSTLALPSTPRSAVVFLLPPAAAALPPGKAVAVYYQAAANRPFAFLGALGPARPSATFRLPEAGDEPEPPAGPAKLGVAVEDAAALPPAPEEQRAERVALRVGENLFNFMQSFCAADGGKLIVPTDIMDRWFRKFQERAKKDPSYLKSFDF encoded by the coding sequence atgTTCGGCGTCGTCTTCCCGGACCACACCTTCCCCCTCGACGCCACCGCCTTCGCGCAGGTCGCGCCCACCTCCTGGCTGCTCGACTTCTCCACGCTAGCCCTCCCCTCCACGCCCCGCTCCGCCGTCGTCTTCCTGctcccgcccgccgccgccgcgctgccGCCGGGCAAGGCCGTCGCCGTCTACTACCAGGCGGCCGCCAACCGCCCCTTCGCCTTCCTCGGCGCGCTGGGCCCCGCGCGCCCCTCCGCCACCTTCCGGCTCCCGGAGGCCGGGGACGAGCCGGAGCCCCCGGCCGGGCCCGCCAAGCTCGGCGTCGCCGTGGAGGACGCCGCCGCGCTGCCCCCGGCCCCCGAGGAGCAGCGCGCCGAGCGGGTCGCGCTCCGCGTCGGCGAGAACCTCTTCAATTTCATGCAGTCCTTCTGCGCCGCCGACGGCGGCAAGCTGATTGTGCCCACGGATATCATGGACCGCTGGTTCCGCAAGTTCCAGGAGAGGGCCAAGAAGGATCCCTCATATCTAAAGAGCTTTGACTTCTGA